The Danio rerio strain Tuebingen ecotype United States chromosome 10, GRCz12tu, whole genome shotgun sequence genome contains a region encoding:
- the apbb1 gene encoding amyloid beta precursor protein binding family B member 1 isoform X1 → MSVKSPSDVLNENAYISSSLTLDLCLSHEKKLVLNDTSGSQKSRHNYSSTTSIQLLKDIMGGLDDDDDASLRHQEGEWSRNQENEHSLSESKTKWMKDDKNQICKLAEQQQQQDQNLNLVENKNESTETNPNQNSQRHHEEKNKTLNALCSDLNDWGADESVLIYSSVMMEKNQEESRGVDVEGEEEENVDPSGGENRDSSEIQKKRAEGSGRNTCLLFSKNGIPSDEDSSCMSLSQGSTASSTPDGEPESYWDGSAFETDTDLPAGWMRVQDTSGTYYWHIPTGTTQWEPPETLEERPSSASPAVTPADEPQIAWNDVSHQNTFSGDELWQTEVVSSDESLKEFEGATLRYASINLSFSQTEEEEEQTCFSSIEGSKCFAVRSLGWVEITEEEMAPGRSSVAVNNCIRQLSYQKHNLDDTAGIWGEGKEMLLVLENEMLNLFEPHGQTLLHSQPIVSIRVWGVGRDDGRDFAYVARDKLTHVLKCHVFRCDTPAKNIATSMHEICSKIMAQRKSSSRLNSDPSRLRDIPFQEFPVPKNELVQRFQVRYLGRVQVTKPVGMEVINVALETALNKDKEDWTPVTVNVASATLTVLTSETEEVLSECRVRFLSFMGVGKDVHTFAFIMAEGPGDFICHMFWCDPNAASLSEAVQAACMLRYQKCLDARPPISGSSCLPGPPADSVARRVGSSVKKGVQSLLGSFKRSGSQTP, encoded by the exons ATGTCGGTGAAGAGCCCATCAGATGTGCTCAATGAAAATGCATACATCTCATCCTCCCTGACCCTTGACCTCTGTTTATCACATGAAAAAAAGTTAGTTCTGAATGATACTTCTGGGTCTCAAAAGAGTCGTCATAATTACTCCAGCACAACTTCCATCCAGCTCCTCAAAGACATTATGGGAGGACTAGATGATGATGACGATGCATCCCTCCGACACCAAGAAGGTGAATGGAGCAGAAATCAGGAAAATGAACACAGTCTTTCTGAAAGTAAAACCAAGTGGATGAAGGATGATAAGAACCAGATATGCAAGTTAGCagagcaacagcagcagcaagaCCAGAATTTAAACTTGGTCGAGAACAAGAATGAATCAACAGAGACGAATCCAAATCAGAACTCGCAGAGGCACCATGAAGAGAAGAACAAGACCCTTAACGCGCTCTGCTCTGACCTGAATGATTGGGGGGCTGATGAATCTGTACTGATTTACTCTTCTGTCATGATGGAGAAGAATCAGGAAGAATCAAGAGGTGTGGATGTTGAAGGAGAGGAAGAGGAAAATGTAGATCCTAGTGGAGGCGAGAACAGAGATTCATCTGAAATTCAAAAGAAACGTGCTGAAGGTAGTGGCAGAAATACTTGTCTGCTGTTCAGCAAGAATGGCATTCCTAGTGACGAGGACTCCAGCTGCATGTCACTGTCACAGGGAAGCACTGCAAGCAGCACCCCGGATGGTGAACCAG agTCCTATTGGGATGGTAGTGCATTTGAAACTGACACGGATCTTCCTGCTGGTTGGATGCGAGTGCAGGACACATCGGGCACCTACTATTGGCACATTCCTACAGGTACCACACAGTGGGAACCACCGGAGACACTGGAGGAGAGACCATCAAGTGCTTCACCTGCAGTCACACCCGCTGATGAGCCTCAG ATTGCATGGAATGATGTTTCACACCAGAACACATTCAGTGGTGATGAACTCTGGCAG ACGGAGGTTGTATCTTCTGATGAAAGTCTGAAGGAGTTTGAGGGAGCAACTCTACGCTATGCCTCAATCAATCTCAG TTTTTCTCAGACTGAGGAGGAAGAGGAACAGACTTGTTTCAGCAGTATTGAGGGTTCAAAG tgttttgCAGTGCGTTCTCTGGGCTGGGTGGAAATAACAGAAGAGGAAATGGCTCCTGGCAGGAGTAGTGTTGCTGTTAATAACTGCATCCGACAGTTGTCCTACCAGAAACACAATCTAGATGACACAGCTGGCATCTGGGGTGAG GGAAAGGAAATGTTGCTGGTGCTGGAAAATGAGATGCTGAATCTGTTTGAACCTCATGGACAAACACTGCTTCACTCACAGCCAATCGTTAGCATCCGTGTTTGGGGCGTCGGTCGTGATGATGGCAG GGACTTTGCATATGTGGCCAGGGACAAGTTAACACATGTGCTCAAGTGTCATGTATTTCGATGTGACACCCCGGCAAAAAACATCGCCACAAGCATGCATGAGATCTGCTCTAAG ATTATGGCTCAGAGGAAGTCATCAAGCAGACTAAACTCTGACCCCTCAAGACTAAGAGACATCCCTTTTCAAG AGTTCCCAGTTCCCAAGAATGAGCTGGTCCAACGATTCCAAGTGCGATATTTGGGTCGTGTGCAAGTGACAAAGCCAGTTG GGATGGAAGTTATTAATGTAGCACTGGAGACTGCCCTGAACAAAGACAAGGAGGATTGGACACCTGTGACTGTAAACGTGGCCTCTGCTACGCTTACTGTTCTAACATCTGag ACAGAGGAAGTTCTCTCTGAGTGTCGTGTGCGTTTCCTGTCATTTATGGGAGTCGGGAAAGACGTTCACACCTTTGCGTTCATCATGGCAGAGGGACCTGGAGACTTTATATGTCACATGTTCTGGTGTGATCCAAATGCAGCCAGTCTAAGTGAGGCCGTACAGGCTGCCTGCATG CTAAGGTATCAGAAGTGTTTGGATGCTCGTCCTCCCATCAGTGGCAGCTCTTGTCTGCCAGGCCCACCTGCCGATTCTGTGGCACGCAGAGTTGGCTCAAGCGTGAAGAAGGGTGTTCAGAGTCTGCTGGGTAGCTTCAAGAGATCTGGATCCCAGACCCCCTAA
- the apbb1 gene encoding amyloid beta precursor protein binding family B member 1 isoform X2 — MSVKSPSDVLNENAYISSSLTLDLCLSHEKKLVLNDTSGSQKSRHNYSSTTSIQLLKDIMGGLDDDDDASLRHQEGEWSRNQENEHSLSESKTKWMKDDKNQICKLAEQQQQQDQNLNLVENKNESTETNPNQNSQRHHEEKNKTLNALCSDLNDWGADESVLIYSSVMMEKNQEESRGVDVEGEEEENVDPSGGENRDSSEIQKKRAEGSGRNTCLLFSKNGIPSDEDSSCMSLSQGSTASSTPDGEPESYWDGSAFETDTDLPAGWMRVQDTSGTYYWHIPTGTTQWEPPETLEERPSSASPAVTPADEPQTEVVSSDESLKEFEGATLRYASINLSFSQTEEEEEQTCFSSIEGSKCFAVRSLGWVEITEEEMAPGRSSVAVNNCIRQLSYQKHNLDDTAGIWGEGKEMLLVLENEMLNLFEPHGQTLLHSQPIVSIRVWGVGRDDGRDFAYVARDKLTHVLKCHVFRCDTPAKNIATSMHEICSKIMAQRKSSSRLNSDPSRLRDIPFQEFPVPKNELVQRFQVRYLGRVQVTKPVGMEVINVALETALNKDKEDWTPVTVNVASATLTVLTSETEEVLSECRVRFLSFMGVGKDVHTFAFIMAEGPGDFICHMFWCDPNAASLSEAVQAACMLRYQKCLDARPPISGSSCLPGPPADSVARRVGSSVKKGVQSLLGSFKRSGSQTP, encoded by the exons ATGTCGGTGAAGAGCCCATCAGATGTGCTCAATGAAAATGCATACATCTCATCCTCCCTGACCCTTGACCTCTGTTTATCACATGAAAAAAAGTTAGTTCTGAATGATACTTCTGGGTCTCAAAAGAGTCGTCATAATTACTCCAGCACAACTTCCATCCAGCTCCTCAAAGACATTATGGGAGGACTAGATGATGATGACGATGCATCCCTCCGACACCAAGAAGGTGAATGGAGCAGAAATCAGGAAAATGAACACAGTCTTTCTGAAAGTAAAACCAAGTGGATGAAGGATGATAAGAACCAGATATGCAAGTTAGCagagcaacagcagcagcaagaCCAGAATTTAAACTTGGTCGAGAACAAGAATGAATCAACAGAGACGAATCCAAATCAGAACTCGCAGAGGCACCATGAAGAGAAGAACAAGACCCTTAACGCGCTCTGCTCTGACCTGAATGATTGGGGGGCTGATGAATCTGTACTGATTTACTCTTCTGTCATGATGGAGAAGAATCAGGAAGAATCAAGAGGTGTGGATGTTGAAGGAGAGGAAGAGGAAAATGTAGATCCTAGTGGAGGCGAGAACAGAGATTCATCTGAAATTCAAAAGAAACGTGCTGAAGGTAGTGGCAGAAATACTTGTCTGCTGTTCAGCAAGAATGGCATTCCTAGTGACGAGGACTCCAGCTGCATGTCACTGTCACAGGGAAGCACTGCAAGCAGCACCCCGGATGGTGAACCAG agTCCTATTGGGATGGTAGTGCATTTGAAACTGACACGGATCTTCCTGCTGGTTGGATGCGAGTGCAGGACACATCGGGCACCTACTATTGGCACATTCCTACAGGTACCACACAGTGGGAACCACCGGAGACACTGGAGGAGAGACCATCAAGTGCTTCACCTGCAGTCACACCCGCTGATGAGCCTCAG ACGGAGGTTGTATCTTCTGATGAAAGTCTGAAGGAGTTTGAGGGAGCAACTCTACGCTATGCCTCAATCAATCTCAG TTTTTCTCAGACTGAGGAGGAAGAGGAACAGACTTGTTTCAGCAGTATTGAGGGTTCAAAG tgttttgCAGTGCGTTCTCTGGGCTGGGTGGAAATAACAGAAGAGGAAATGGCTCCTGGCAGGAGTAGTGTTGCTGTTAATAACTGCATCCGACAGTTGTCCTACCAGAAACACAATCTAGATGACACAGCTGGCATCTGGGGTGAG GGAAAGGAAATGTTGCTGGTGCTGGAAAATGAGATGCTGAATCTGTTTGAACCTCATGGACAAACACTGCTTCACTCACAGCCAATCGTTAGCATCCGTGTTTGGGGCGTCGGTCGTGATGATGGCAG GGACTTTGCATATGTGGCCAGGGACAAGTTAACACATGTGCTCAAGTGTCATGTATTTCGATGTGACACCCCGGCAAAAAACATCGCCACAAGCATGCATGAGATCTGCTCTAAG ATTATGGCTCAGAGGAAGTCATCAAGCAGACTAAACTCTGACCCCTCAAGACTAAGAGACATCCCTTTTCAAG AGTTCCCAGTTCCCAAGAATGAGCTGGTCCAACGATTCCAAGTGCGATATTTGGGTCGTGTGCAAGTGACAAAGCCAGTTG GGATGGAAGTTATTAATGTAGCACTGGAGACTGCCCTGAACAAAGACAAGGAGGATTGGACACCTGTGACTGTAAACGTGGCCTCTGCTACGCTTACTGTTCTAACATCTGag ACAGAGGAAGTTCTCTCTGAGTGTCGTGTGCGTTTCCTGTCATTTATGGGAGTCGGGAAAGACGTTCACACCTTTGCGTTCATCATGGCAGAGGGACCTGGAGACTTTATATGTCACATGTTCTGGTGTGATCCAAATGCAGCCAGTCTAAGTGAGGCCGTACAGGCTGCCTGCATG CTAAGGTATCAGAAGTGTTTGGATGCTCGTCCTCCCATCAGTGGCAGCTCTTGTCTGCCAGGCCCACCTGCCGATTCTGTGGCACGCAGAGTTGGCTCAAGCGTGAAGAAGGGTGTTCAGAGTCTGCTGGGTAGCTTCAAGAGATCTGGATCCCAGACCCCCTAA